The following coding sequences lie in one Pseudomonadota bacterium genomic window:
- a CDS encoding prepilin-type N-terminal cleavage/methylation domain-containing protein, protein MRRWSRSDPSRAEGFTLVELLVALTIMAVLAALAIPAFSRDTSEADFKRTVRQIAQDLRRLHYEAISSREHRSLVIPSPGQRYSLNAVVPGTTTMSLLRREILAPTVIIAGVLERAATPGTSYTPPGALPAEVRFTGTADVQAEAGSTSAPSDSAATVFIRTVDNHFHARIVVYQTTAYVRVYQSW, encoded by the coding sequence ATGCGACGCTGGTCTCGATCCGACCCTTCTCGCGCTGAGGGCTTCACGCTGGTGGAGCTGCTGGTGGCGCTCACCATCATGGCGGTGCTCGCGGCGCTCGCCATTCCCGCCTTCAGCCGCGACACGAGCGAGGCGGACTTCAAGCGCACCGTGCGCCAGATCGCCCAGGACCTGCGGCGCCTACACTACGAAGCCATCTCCAGCCGCGAGCATCGCTCGCTGGTCATTCCCAGTCCCGGGCAGCGCTACTCGCTCAACGCGGTCGTCCCGGGCACGACGACGATGTCGCTGCTGCGCCGCGAGATCTTGGCCCCGACCGTGATCATCGCCGGCGTGCTCGAGCGCGCCGCCACGCCCGGGACGAGCTACACGCCGCCCGGTGCGCTGCCGGCAGAGGTACGCTTCACGGGTACCGCCGATGTGCAGGCCGAGGCCGGCAGCACCTCCGCGCCGAGCGACAGCGCCGCGACGGTCTTCATCCGCACGGTCGACAACCACTTCCACGCGCGCATCGTCGTCTACCAAACCACCGCCTACGTGCGCGTCTACCAGAGCTGGTGA
- a CDS encoding pilus assembly PilX N-terminal domain-containing protein — protein sequence MIALLVTLIVLGIGLTAMWLSSSGTRVSGNLTRRQEALYAAETGIERAQAVLRARADWEVLLRGGDGSLCTPSVTAYVPGKGLVLCDGSVPLENVFFVTGSAAASSDPRTAQMANNLRYTVYVRNDDSEYQWCNDTVEPGEPAGSDSGDCDGDSIGGTAVDLDLMRFGDRDRRVVLRAEGVGRDGLSQLAIEAIVGAAVTEPVRASYGQKGGGGQGNNAVPRAAIPRP from the coding sequence TTGATCGCGCTCTTGGTGACGCTGATCGTGCTCGGCATCGGCTTGACGGCGATGTGGCTCTCGTCGTCGGGGACGCGGGTCTCCGGCAATCTGACGCGGCGCCAGGAGGCGCTCTACGCGGCGGAGACGGGCATCGAGCGCGCCCAGGCCGTGCTGCGCGCGCGCGCGGACTGGGAGGTCCTCTTGCGTGGGGGCGACGGCTCGCTCTGCACGCCTTCGGTGACGGCCTATGTTCCGGGCAAGGGGCTGGTGCTCTGCGACGGGAGCGTGCCGCTGGAGAACGTCTTCTTCGTCACCGGCTCGGCGGCGGCGAGCAGCGATCCGCGGACGGCCCAGATGGCGAATAACCTGCGCTACACGGTCTACGTGCGCAACGACGACAGTGAGTACCAGTGGTGCAATGACACCGTCGAGCCGGGTGAGCCGGCGGGTTCGGACAGCGGGGACTGCGATGGCGATTCGATCGGCGGCACGGCCGTCGATCTCGACCTGATGCGCTTCGGCGACCGCGATCGGCGCGTCGTCTTGCGGGCCGAGGGTGTCGGTCGCGATGGCCTCAGCCAGCTCGCGATCGAGGCGATCGTTGGCGCGGCCGTGACCGAGCCCGTGAGGGCGTCCTACGGGCAGAAGGGCGGTGGCGGTCAGGGTAACAACGCCGTACCGCGCGCCGCGATACCACGGCCCTGA